From Alteromonas australica, one genomic window encodes:
- the dptF gene encoding DNA phosphorothioation-dependent restriction protein DptF, with protein sequence MRFVDVLNVLSKSSPYAVSTERKDAISAELDAVKKYLYIETEIQKNFENHLKTLSTTAKKIIFLCGSSGDGKSEILTQYASKFSHKATFHLDATHSFEPDESAISTLDKVFADYQRSEKALVVGINVGMMGNYVEEGSDENVCDAIANYLDSKESTSEYVFLNFEDYPKFNLTSTGHSSDFVKAILQRITKYEDNIVRQYFDKERASHDGNKLLCTNYQLLSIPQVQDRIVDVLFKARLIKDQFLTARTLLDFVHTLLSPEGYLFDNMFNASDNEISSKIVDFDPADVRTENVDKFLLSTSLGLYDKRFEEFTSYLSSELGIRQSKNSHSYLRLFYLLGEAEIANNYHKDFLEDFDEPLLDKYAKVWNLHTHFVGGKEEKKELKSFYKETIFAAIHTYINRNAKSIAKGKFLISSHNGYQIMTEVDMEPDFTAIQHAPPTSTSSFVANISIEGKSVSMPVNINLLNMMNRIIGGYRPNKHDKNTIVILDDFADHIAAIASSKDKLTIVKDGLTMSLRYDDDEIEVSGV encoded by the coding sequence ATGCGTTTTGTTGACGTTTTGAACGTATTGTCCAAATCTTCCCCTTATGCTGTTTCCACTGAGCGAAAAGACGCCATTTCAGCTGAGCTTGATGCAGTAAAGAAATACCTTTATATCGAAACAGAGATTCAAAAAAACTTCGAAAACCACCTAAAGACATTATCTACTACCGCAAAGAAAATTATTTTTCTTTGCGGTAGTAGTGGTGATGGTAAATCTGAAATCCTTACTCAATATGCTTCAAAGTTTTCTCACAAAGCTACTTTTCATTTAGACGCAACACATAGTTTTGAACCTGATGAGTCTGCAATATCAACACTTGATAAAGTTTTTGCTGATTATCAGCGTAGTGAGAAAGCATTAGTAGTTGGTATCAATGTGGGCATGATGGGGAATTATGTCGAAGAGGGTAGCGATGAAAATGTGTGCGATGCCATCGCCAATTATTTAGACTCAAAAGAGTCAACTTCAGAGTATGTGTTCTTAAACTTTGAAGACTATCCAAAGTTCAATTTAACAAGTACCGGTCATTCTTCTGATTTTGTAAAAGCTATTTTGCAACGAATAACAAAATATGAAGACAATATTGTACGGCAGTATTTTGATAAAGAAAGAGCTAGTCATGATGGAAATAAACTCCTATGTACTAACTATCAGCTTCTTTCTATTCCACAAGTTCAAGATAGAATTGTCGATGTACTGTTTAAAGCTAGACTGATTAAAGACCAGTTTCTTACAGCAAGAACGCTGTTGGACTTTGTTCACACATTGTTATCACCGGAGGGGTATCTATTTGATAATATGTTCAATGCCTCTGATAACGAAATCTCATCCAAAATAGTAGATTTTGACCCTGCAGATGTTAGAACAGAAAACGTCGATAAGTTTCTCTTAAGTACTAGTTTGGGTTTGTACGACAAGCGCTTCGAAGAATTCACTTCTTATCTATCCTCTGAACTTGGTATTCGTCAGTCGAAAAATTCTCACTCATATCTAAGACTGTTCTACCTTCTTGGAGAAGCAGAGATCGCCAACAACTATCACAAAGATTTTCTTGAGGATTTTGATGAGCCTCTATTAGATAAGTACGCGAAAGTGTGGAATTTACATACTCACTTTGTAGGGGGTAAAGAAGAGAAAAAAGAGCTAAAAAGCTTCTATAAAGAGACAATATTCGCTGCAATCCACACATATATAAATAGAAATGCCAAATCGATTGCTAAAGGGAAGTTTCTTATCTCATCTCACAATGGTTATCAAATTATGACTGAAGTCGATATGGAACCTGACTTTACGGCTATTCAGCATGCACCACCAACAAGTACATCTTCTTTTGTAGCTAATATATCCATTGAAGGTAAAAGCGTTTCAATGCCGGTTAATATAAACCTTCTTAATATGATGAACAGAATTATTGGCGGATATAGACCAAACAAGCATGACAAAAATACCATCGTTATTTTAGATGACTTTGCTGACCATATAGCTGCCATAGCATCGAGCAAAGATAAGCTCACCATAGTTAAAGACGGCTTAACAATGAGCTTACGTTACGATGATGACGAAATAGAAGTAAGTGGGGTTTAG
- a CDS encoding DGQHR domain-containing protein, producing MSNFPLKVPAIKVEQPLGDFYVVTLTAKQLLQTCYTIKAEILQDEEETKTGYLGTFVNRLVGNQRIRTTKRLDEIKRYTETVDASFPNSIILGANYDQDGNLITNLKERWTVENVGGNFYELTIPTSKKLASIIDGQHRVFGFENSSSQDMNLLCSVYLDLPLPYHAKIFTNININQKRVDKNLAYNLFQFDMEQGEPKSWTPETLAVYFARVLAEDTTSPLQGMIKLGLANTQTESSISMASIIDGILSLITTNPKKDRELMHTVSIDGGRDRSLLNDEASTAPLRDLYLLNKDKTFFNIIKSYFGALKKVLWEYEVFRKTLGVHACFDFLKFVCKDYDGTEEFNEEYFLELLSPVKEINFDDQFFGIQTKLRSRVRNSMFLAASLKSLADLKLNNDEQKLYQILLNGAGKTA from the coding sequence ATGAGTAATTTTCCTCTCAAAGTGCCAGCGATCAAAGTCGAGCAACCTTTAGGTGATTTCTATGTAGTTACATTGACGGCTAAGCAGTTATTGCAGACATGTTACACGATAAAGGCTGAAATACTTCAAGATGAAGAAGAGACAAAAACAGGATATCTTGGAACATTCGTAAATCGATTAGTTGGAAACCAGCGAATTCGTACCACTAAGCGTCTTGACGAAATAAAGCGATATACTGAGACTGTAGATGCAAGCTTTCCTAATTCAATTATTTTAGGCGCAAATTATGACCAAGATGGCAACCTTATTACAAATTTAAAAGAGCGCTGGACTGTTGAAAATGTTGGCGGTAATTTTTATGAGTTGACAATACCAACCTCTAAAAAGCTTGCTTCAATAATAGATGGTCAACATAGAGTGTTTGGGTTTGAAAACTCTTCGTCCCAGGATATGAATCTTCTGTGTTCGGTATATCTTGACCTTCCTCTACCTTACCATGCAAAGATATTCACAAATATCAACATTAATCAAAAACGAGTTGACAAAAACTTAGCGTATAACCTTTTTCAGTTTGATATGGAGCAAGGCGAGCCTAAGTCATGGACGCCCGAAACTCTAGCTGTTTATTTTGCTAGAGTGTTAGCTGAAGATACTACTTCACCGTTACAAGGAATGATAAAACTCGGATTGGCAAATACACAAACAGAATCATCGATTTCGATGGCTTCGATAATAGACGGCATACTTTCATTAATAACAACAAATCCTAAGAAAGACAGAGAATTAATGCATACAGTATCTATCGATGGTGGCAGAGATAGAAGTTTATTAAATGATGAGGCGTCTACTGCTCCCTTGAGAGACTTGTATTTATTAAATAAGGACAAAACATTCTTTAATATTATAAAAAGCTATTTCGGTGCTTTAAAGAAAGTGCTTTGGGAATATGAAGTTTTTCGTAAAACCCTTGGAGTGCATGCATGTTTCGATTTTCTTAAGTTTGTTTGCAAAGATTATGATGGAACAGAAGAATTTAATGAGGAATATTTTTTAGAGTTACTGAGTCCAGTAAAAGAAATTAATTTTGACGACCAGTTTTTTGGTATCCAGACAAAATTAAGAAGCAGAGTTAGAAACTCAATGTTTTTGGCTGCTAGTTTGAAATCTTTAGCAGACTTAAAGCTAAACAATGACGAGCAAAAGTTATATCAAATACTTTTAAACGGAGCGGGAAAGACAGCCTAA
- the dptG gene encoding DNA phosphorothioation-dependent restriction protein DptG yields the protein MFKLKSELKPQNNKLTSFFPINTKDRKGIFDWDIVLGHFVKYAYRKSVASNQFEQFKLKCKEDFESKLDEPQFWQHLEKMYFSGDELYKISPELLLFKAQDIKGSSANKRLGDLFLNLLQDHHLQKSPSLSLNFLEKELVETFNSFTVSGSKAGTVSKAPTEVPYLPFLRELFIEDLDFIASKPKYFIENITDFLKLYAFLYTAQLTLNLSEWRAGVPTAKPCYFILDTEKASDERSYVKSYGYRQLAKNFDKVFPYLAMNESLQDSAAVKQPLWSITSLEHTQGALDALNAYAVEFKEERKLEIELKEASSVADAVDNLLALFYAQFGRSETRHDVNVNFCKAIESELCGHFVQSRGRAGRVLVFNQDYILLLTNIVIGKRDRLRLHELLKEFEARGIFFDKQTQKVLVEFYERIGNVERMSDSGDAVYVRKTV from the coding sequence ATGTTTAAACTCAAATCAGAGCTAAAACCTCAAAACAACAAACTGACGTCTTTTTTTCCAATCAATACTAAGGATAGGAAAGGCATTTTTGATTGGGACATCGTACTTGGTCATTTCGTAAAGTACGCTTATCGAAAGAGTGTAGCGAGCAATCAATTTGAGCAATTCAAATTAAAGTGCAAAGAGGATTTTGAATCAAAGTTGGACGAACCACAGTTTTGGCAACATCTTGAAAAAATGTATTTCAGTGGTGATGAACTTTATAAGATAAGTCCAGAGCTTCTACTGTTTAAAGCGCAAGACATTAAAGGTAGCTCGGCAAATAAGAGGCTAGGCGATTTGTTCCTGAACTTATTGCAGGACCATCATCTGCAAAAATCACCAAGTTTAAGTCTGAACTTTTTAGAGAAAGAGCTAGTTGAAACATTCAATAGCTTCACTGTCTCAGGGTCTAAAGCGGGAACCGTTTCTAAAGCACCGACAGAAGTGCCTTATCTCCCTTTTCTAAGAGAGCTGTTTATTGAAGACTTAGACTTTATTGCATCGAAACCAAAGTACTTCATAGAAAACATAACAGACTTTTTAAAGCTTTATGCATTCCTTTATACCGCGCAACTCACACTTAACTTAAGTGAATGGAGAGCGGGTGTACCTACAGCCAAACCATGCTATTTCATTTTGGATACCGAAAAAGCTTCAGATGAACGTAGCTATGTAAAAAGCTACGGTTATCGTCAGCTAGCTAAAAATTTCGATAAGGTTTTCCCATACTTGGCAATGAACGAAAGTCTCCAAGATAGTGCAGCCGTTAAACAGCCACTATGGTCCATTACGAGTCTTGAACATACCCAAGGAGCGCTAGACGCGCTAAACGCTTATGCGGTTGAGTTCAAAGAAGAGCGAAAATTAGAAATAGAGCTCAAAGAAGCAAGCAGCGTGGCAGATGCGGTAGATAACTTGTTGGCACTTTTCTATGCGCAATTTGGCAGGAGTGAAACACGTCATGACGTAAATGTTAATTTCTGCAAAGCCATAGAGTCAGAGCTATGTGGGCACTTTGTTCAGAGCCGAGGAAGAGCGGGCCGAGTTTTAGTATTTAATCAAGATTATATATTGCTTCTGACCAATATAGTTATTGGGAAGAGGGATCGCCTACGACTTCATGAGTTACTGAAAGAGTTTGAAGCTAGAGGTATCTTTTTTGATAAGCAAACACAAAAAGTGCTTGTAGAATTTTATGAGCGAATAGGTAACGTAGAAAGAATGAGTGACAGTGGAGACGCAGTTTATGTCAGAAAAACAGTTTGA
- the dptH gene encoding DNA phosphorothioation-dependent restriction protein DptH, with protein sequence MSEKQFEDFLAEKLINWGAEHFYKGYRYQFQSPDKGNSKKLFDALCARKAGFITIRQVEMPFIQVGEYKLLIVLHSEEKGDGCSENFISHIRDVVASQQSEVKDSCLLIIHNSMLDTLINSAENIAQPNWIWHPLKIKEALEGEIDPLNDNKLVTQCLLSHRFEQIVDDGATMFGFEELFNALVDDGEISFHEIALLNDPLLKGWDSPNQIANRLEQNKQMYEKLDYITHHFPTSLEEKLGEEDFSPSFIKKYFDEQDPEAWKYNLELEACLQEQKKNKENLLELEKESISEGKLLVRTQADTKAGRRTKNIIYVIPEGRNTFELEISFIGGKVEKKECKVLNASQPSIGYSNPDNAGGKRSRIMISGNYYDTATFFTFRVKRDKSAETHSFKVLVVKENEFYLDSIENSFLIDPKCQLITIQTEENKIQIAEHGKEEALTENAQEFENSTVGMVDFEQLASESDNVEFVVKGRETQLRFSIEGAVATDALSLPLMFNQERFNQLFNNDYFAVFNRRKSKIQLDNHEIAPKGKRLTLLQWEQELLDNNSLYRPVSENLHVTVADIAASYPELSSAYSTYFAYLTNNNTLPSLSGWGDTYQELVEHVVRTYNEALRSIQYDTLLSQSQKQLVNIGFAEFNGVEYITPYHPMVLAYHLYLVQRVVQDKTNSFKQLPKVTLSRLNAQGLMPFIYDPNNEFGYCQYETDNSMWLRIVPHQETSYGYVQKLVRDKVSEFRDAFSSLFENGERSKLIINSINNGQNKEVFLGLVDFIKQYKNKVCQIHVNIYDDEIEYCEFDRFSDTASYDVIKAEYGLNKGKDKDIADTVIDLLRTRLTYSKFENEKLEDGIFKPQHYAHISFFKNNDKVQSRDRNINEELSGVVAEGLLAGEASSSEEDSYSTAFGLKGIEYDDKPHLQIAERLNGLIKPARKPDEQYSRSKSTALVISGKFRKLLQCAYSSSIWTTIIDPKVTLDFFDNDKNVVLIHYSDNYTNSINYDAITVTEESDLYKKVLERDQGGIIEEFNAFNGEWLLKMITANDNERKEKRGIIGAYKFVNCLLNKSDITWVPLSVAEMLRVAGNIGLKMSESDFSKSNITGNIKGAISDDVLFVGFKQDAMVLLPVEVKTGKKQTHNKGVQQAKELKRYLEEDVLKEDSLAAQLYRGLFVRQLLMQIDKYKLYNLYNESYFDELLTRREWWLQGKYAIADLANYPEGFLVSHVENDTFFEPAFELKENILKIELPISNLSIFIKTPLSQLFEQQPEKLCHINSEYILRDSTLLVDNKIQSKEDTSLSVDEQETDYNFNAESNAEKPEVNVADGVYVETNETLKVLVGHSVQNQAPVFWEPTNTAKFMNTNSGIIGTMGTGKTQCTKSVVTQLHRNQKNNVDGKPIGILIFDYKSDYVDDKFISATSGKKYNLFRLPYNPLSLFGDTPMLPVHTARGFSETMAKAFNLGQRQQLKLRQLISQAYDLAGISKADPSTWEKPAPTIADVWALFLDSEPAEDSLYAALESLHELEVFESDVSKCTSLYELIDGITVIELAGYPSEIQSLVVALTLDLFYSQMQKQGKPSVQGDLRQVTKLILVDEADNFMSQNFPSLRKILKEGREYGVGVILSTQDITHFKTGDNDYSAYILSWIVHRVSQIKNQDIKSLFNKDDKTDQEYLMKSIRELEKHHSLYVDGDKKITKIKDRAFWELTYERK encoded by the coding sequence ATGTCAGAAAAACAGTTTGAGGATTTTTTAGCTGAAAAGCTTATAAACTGGGGCGCTGAGCATTTCTACAAAGGTTATCGTTACCAATTCCAGTCACCAGATAAGGGCAACAGCAAAAAGCTATTTGATGCGCTTTGCGCCAGAAAAGCAGGTTTCATTACTATCAGGCAAGTTGAGATGCCCTTTATTCAAGTTGGGGAATATAAGCTCTTAATTGTCTTACACAGTGAAGAAAAAGGCGACGGCTGTAGCGAAAACTTTATTTCTCATATTCGAGATGTAGTCGCTTCCCAGCAAAGTGAAGTGAAAGACTCTTGTCTTCTGATTATCCATAATTCAATGCTTGATACGTTGATAAATTCAGCTGAGAACATTGCTCAGCCAAACTGGATTTGGCACCCGCTAAAAATTAAAGAAGCATTAGAAGGGGAAATCGATCCGTTAAACGATAATAAGCTCGTTACTCAATGCTTATTAAGTCACCGTTTCGAGCAAATTGTCGATGACGGTGCAACGATGTTTGGGTTTGAAGAGCTCTTTAACGCGCTTGTAGATGATGGTGAAATCAGCTTCCATGAAATAGCACTGCTAAACGACCCTCTTCTGAAAGGATGGGACTCTCCGAATCAGATTGCGAACAGGCTTGAGCAAAACAAGCAAATGTATGAAAAGCTAGACTATATTACCCATCACTTTCCCACAAGCTTGGAGGAAAAGCTTGGGGAAGAAGACTTTAGCCCGTCTTTCATTAAAAAGTATTTCGATGAACAAGACCCAGAAGCATGGAAATACAACTTAGAGTTAGAAGCATGCTTACAAGAACAAAAGAAGAATAAGGAAAACCTTCTAGAGCTTGAAAAAGAATCTATCTCAGAGGGTAAATTACTAGTAAGAACGCAAGCAGATACAAAAGCCGGACGGCGCACTAAGAACATCATTTATGTGATCCCGGAAGGTAGAAATACCTTCGAGCTTGAAATCAGCTTCATTGGCGGAAAAGTAGAGAAAAAAGAGTGCAAAGTTCTCAACGCTAGCCAACCAAGTATCGGCTATAGTAACCCGGATAATGCGGGTGGAAAGCGCAGCCGCATCATGATTTCAGGCAATTATTACGATACTGCTACTTTCTTCACATTCCGCGTTAAGCGAGATAAATCTGCTGAAACTCATAGTTTTAAGGTGTTAGTAGTTAAAGAAAACGAGTTCTATCTAGACTCAATTGAGAACAGCTTCCTTATAGATCCCAAGTGCCAGCTAATTACTATTCAAACCGAAGAGAACAAGATTCAAATTGCTGAACATGGTAAGGAAGAAGCGCTTACTGAAAATGCGCAAGAGTTTGAAAACAGCACCGTAGGTATGGTTGATTTCGAACAGCTAGCTTCAGAATCTGACAATGTTGAGTTTGTAGTAAAAGGTAGAGAAACACAGTTAAGATTCAGCATCGAGGGAGCGGTAGCAACTGATGCGTTATCACTACCGCTTATGTTTAATCAAGAGCGTTTTAATCAACTGTTTAATAACGACTATTTTGCGGTATTTAATAGACGTAAGAGCAAGATCCAACTCGACAACCATGAAATAGCACCCAAAGGAAAGCGATTAACTCTTTTACAATGGGAGCAAGAGCTTCTTGATAACAATAGTTTGTATCGCCCAGTATCTGAAAATTTGCATGTGACCGTTGCGGATATCGCTGCAAGTTACCCAGAACTTTCTTCAGCGTACTCTACTTATTTTGCCTACCTGACTAATAACAACACCTTACCAAGTTTGAGCGGATGGGGCGATACTTACCAAGAGCTTGTTGAACATGTAGTGCGCACTTACAACGAAGCACTAAGAAGCATTCAGTACGATACTTTACTAAGCCAATCACAAAAGCAGTTAGTTAATATCGGCTTTGCAGAGTTCAACGGCGTTGAGTACATAACGCCATATCATCCTATGGTTTTAGCTTATCACCTGTATCTTGTGCAAAGGGTGGTACAAGACAAAACCAACAGCTTCAAGCAGCTGCCAAAAGTCACGCTTTCCAGATTAAATGCGCAAGGGTTAATGCCATTTATTTATGACCCTAATAATGAGTTTGGATACTGTCAGTATGAGACTGACAATAGTATGTGGTTACGTATTGTCCCTCATCAAGAAACTAGTTACGGCTATGTACAGAAACTGGTTAGGGATAAGGTTTCTGAGTTTAGAGATGCGTTTTCAAGCCTATTTGAAAATGGCGAACGGTCCAAGTTAATAATCAATTCCATAAACAATGGGCAAAACAAGGAAGTCTTTCTTGGCCTTGTAGATTTTATCAAACAATACAAAAATAAAGTCTGCCAGATTCACGTAAATATTTATGACGATGAAATAGAGTACTGTGAGTTTGACCGCTTTTCAGACACTGCAAGCTACGACGTTATTAAAGCAGAATATGGTTTAAACAAAGGAAAAGATAAGGATATTGCTGATACAGTCATTGACCTACTTAGAACGAGGTTAACTTACAGTAAATTCGAAAACGAGAAGTTAGAAGATGGCATTTTTAAGCCTCAGCATTACGCCCATATTTCCTTTTTTAAGAACAACGACAAAGTACAGTCTAGAGACCGCAACATTAACGAAGAATTAAGTGGCGTTGTTGCTGAGGGCTTATTAGCCGGCGAAGCATCATCTAGTGAGGAAGATAGCTATTCAACCGCCTTTGGCCTTAAAGGTATCGAGTATGATGACAAGCCCCACCTGCAAATTGCGGAACGTCTTAATGGTCTCATAAAACCTGCGCGAAAACCTGATGAGCAGTATTCACGCTCTAAATCGACAGCATTAGTAATAAGTGGTAAGTTTAGGAAACTTCTTCAATGTGCTTATTCGAGTTCAATCTGGACGACAATTATTGACCCCAAAGTGACACTGGACTTCTTTGACAACGATAAAAACGTTGTGCTGATCCACTATTCGGATAACTACACCAACTCAATAAATTATGACGCGATAACCGTTACTGAAGAATCTGATTTATACAAAAAAGTCCTCGAGCGTGACCAGGGCGGCATCATTGAAGAATTCAACGCATTCAATGGTGAGTGGCTTCTTAAAATGATCACCGCTAACGACAATGAGCGCAAAGAAAAACGCGGAATCATTGGTGCGTATAAGTTTGTAAATTGCTTGCTTAATAAATCTGATATTACCTGGGTTCCACTTTCAGTTGCCGAGATGTTGCGAGTTGCAGGTAATATTGGCTTGAAAATGTCAGAAAGTGACTTTTCAAAAAGTAATATTACAGGAAACATCAAGGGTGCTATTTCAGACGACGTTTTATTTGTAGGCTTTAAGCAAGATGCAATGGTGTTACTGCCTGTGGAAGTTAAAACGGGTAAGAAGCAAACACACAACAAAGGTGTACAACAAGCCAAAGAGCTTAAACGCTACCTTGAAGAAGATGTTTTAAAAGAAGATAGCTTAGCTGCCCAACTTTATCGAGGATTATTTGTAAGGCAACTGCTGATGCAGATAGATAAGTACAAGTTGTATAACCTGTACAATGAGAGCTACTTTGATGAGTTGCTTACTCGTCGTGAATGGTGGTTACAGGGTAAATATGCTATCGCTGATTTGGCAAATTACCCTGAAGGCTTCCTTGTATCACACGTAGAAAATGACACTTTCTTTGAGCCGGCTTTTGAGTTGAAAGAAAATATTCTCAAAATAGAGCTGCCAATAAGCAACCTTTCTATATTTATAAAAACACCGCTATCACAACTTTTCGAACAGCAGCCTGAAAAGCTTTGTCACATCAATAGCGAATACATTTTAAGAGATTCCACACTACTTGTAGATAACAAAATACAGTCAAAAGAAGACACTTCTTTAAGTGTGGATGAGCAGGAAACTGACTACAACTTTAACGCAGAGTCTAATGCCGAAAAGCCCGAAGTAAATGTAGCTGACGGAGTTTATGTGGAAACCAACGAAACTTTAAAGGTGTTAGTTGGTCATTCTGTTCAAAACCAAGCGCCAGTTTTTTGGGAACCAACAAATACTGCCAAATTCATGAATACCAACTCGGGTATTATTGGAACAATGGGTACAGGTAAAACTCAATGCACGAAATCTGTTGTTACTCAGCTCCATCGAAATCAAAAAAATAATGTTGATGGTAAGCCTATTGGTATCCTTATTTTCGATTACAAATCGGATTATGTGGATGACAAATTTATCAGTGCGACAAGCGGTAAAAAATATAATTTATTTAGGCTGCCCTATAACCCGCTGAGCCTGTTTGGTGATACACCAATGTTACCTGTGCACACTGCTCGTGGGTTCTCAGAAACAATGGCAAAAGCCTTTAATTTAGGACAGAGGCAGCAACTCAAACTAAGACAGCTAATTTCCCAAGCATACGATTTAGCGGGAATTAGTAAAGCAGACCCCTCAACATGGGAAAAGCCGGCACCAACTATTGCAGATGTATGGGCGTTGTTTTTGGACAGCGAGCCAGCTGAGGATTCACTTTACGCAGCGCTTGAAAGTCTTCATGAGCTAGAAGTATTCGAAAGCGATGTCAGTAAATGCACAAGTCTGTACGAACTCATAGACGGAATTACGGTAATCGAGCTGGCCGGTTACCCAAGCGAAATCCAAAGCCTGGTTGTTGCGTTAACGCTTGACCTCTTCTATTCGCAAATGCAAAAGCAAGGTAAGCCATCTGTACAAGGCGACCTTCGGCAAGTCACAAAGCTAATTCTTGTGGATGAAGCTGATAACTTTATGTCTCAAAACTTCCCTAGCTTACGAAAAATACTTAAGGAAGGGCGCGAATATGGTGTTGGCGTAATCCTTTCTACTCAGGATATAACTCACTTTAAAACGGGCGACAATGATTACTCTGCTTACATATTAAGCTGGATTGTCCATCGAGTATCTCAAATTAAAAATCAAGATATTAAGTCGCTCTTCAATAAAGACGATAAGACTGACCAAGAGTATCTAATGAAGTCGATACGCGAGTTAGAAAAACACCATAGCTTGTATGTAGATGGTGATAAGAAAATAACAAAGATCAAAGATAGGGCTTTCTGGGAGTTAACCTATGAGCGCAAATGA
- a CDS encoding HEPN domain-containing protein: MSANEFVTTEYLVILEKSSVGALFNFIKSGNDLNQLIQNESSLIIQSNKLHSGNLKLDYKIRCGSVSGKAQRYFYISVKGKNNELLQYTKSLRELKKALGEQNFIIETLQDDVSFYYSRKAYSIIHEIENLMRKFITFFMIAKVGKDWVSDNLPSQVKSALKKTKPRKYSSELQKLDFKDLGFILFDTYQLADNTSLYNKIKSYKSSDEILLSDLKNFIPRSNWDHFFSEQVEIEGPTLKSKWERLYELRNSVAHTSYLSSDKYEEIRDLVSELKPTLERAFERLGKLQLDTSERLAISDRVATTLDARVGAYFSDINYLEKEIRALLPNAHEMPLAELIDELVRKGEIENYTGEKIRKLIHLRGSVSFNSITSKENINELASQLHDVQSQIQKSWSKEVYFALKALGGRSQLDKIYTQVEKQTNRRLFGSWRTSVRRAIYFHSSDVELFNGKYDIYKQISKGVWMIRKSIDPTMLREFLGGEDAKN; this comes from the coding sequence ATGAGCGCAAATGAATTTGTTACTACTGAGTATCTGGTAATATTAGAGAAGAGTTCAGTCGGTGCGCTTTTTAATTTCATCAAGTCAGGTAATGACCTGAATCAGCTTATACAAAACGAGTCTAGCCTAATAATACAAAGCAACAAGTTGCATTCTGGAAACCTGAAACTTGATTATAAAATAAGGTGTGGCTCAGTTTCTGGGAAGGCGCAGAGGTACTTTTATATCTCTGTAAAAGGTAAAAATAATGAATTGCTACAGTATACAAAGTCTTTGCGAGAGTTAAAAAAAGCACTAGGCGAGCAAAATTTTATAATAGAAACCCTCCAGGATGACGTTTCTTTTTATTATTCTAGAAAAGCCTATTCAATAATTCATGAAATAGAGAATTTAATGAGAAAGTTCATTACATTTTTTATGATTGCTAAAGTTGGAAAGGACTGGGTATCTGACAATTTGCCAAGTCAAGTAAAGTCAGCATTAAAGAAAACAAAACCTCGAAAGTATTCATCAGAATTACAGAAATTAGATTTTAAAGACCTAGGATTTATCTTGTTCGACACTTATCAATTAGCCGATAATACGTCACTTTACAACAAAATAAAAAGCTATAAGAGTTCCGATGAAATATTGCTTAGTGACTTAAAAAACTTCATACCGCGTTCCAACTGGGATCATTTCTTCAGTGAGCAAGTAGAGATAGAAGGTCCAACGCTTAAAAGTAAATGGGAAAGGCTTTATGAATTAAGAAATTCAGTGGCACATACTTCGTATTTAAGCAGTGACAAATACGAAGAAATTAGAGACTTGGTCAGCGAATTAAAACCAACGCTCGAGAGGGCTTTTGAAAGACTCGGAAAACTTCAACTTGATACATCTGAACGATTAGCCATATCCGATAGAGTTGCAACTACCCTAGATGCAAGAGTAGGCGCTTACTTTTCCGATATAAACTATTTAGAAAAAGAAATTCGAGCATTATTACCCAATGCTCATGAAATGCCACTAGCTGAATTGATTGATGAACTCGTTCGAAAAGGAGAAATTGAAAATTATACGGGTGAAAAAATACGAAAGTTGATTCACTTAAGGGGAAGTGTATCTTTTAATAGTATCACATCAAAAGAGAATATAAATGAACTTGCTAGCCAACTGCATGATGTTCAAAGTCAAATACAGAAGTCATGGAGTAAAGAAGTATATTTTGCGTTGAAAGCGCTAGGTGGACGAAGTCAGCTAGATAAGATTTATACCCAAGTAGAAAAGCAAACCAATAGGAGGTTGTTTGGTTCATGGCGCACAAGTGTGAGAAGAGCGATTTATTTTCACTCTTCTGATGTTGAGCTCTTCAATGGGAAATACGATATTTATAAACAAATATCAAAAGGAGTTTGGATGATAAGAAAAAGTATAGACCCCACCATGTTAAGAGAATTTTTGGGAGGGGAGGATGCCAAAAATTAG